The DNA segment ATTCCAATCGTACCCTTCCCGCCCTCGAACCCCCCCCACCACCCCGTCCCCCGCCCTGACGGACCACGTAAATGTAATATCGCATTCCCCCAGGGGCAAAAAACAGCCTCAAAATTACCGAAAGCGACACGACACTCTGCGATATTTTAAATTCCCAATGCCGAGAGAGAGTCTTGTCATCTCCGAACATATCTCAAACCCCTGTCCCTTTTCGTCATCCCAatcactttctctctcctctctctagGTTTTTTCctatcactctttctctctcttacaCCTATCGTATTTCTGTCTCTGCCAATGCGAAAGGAAcgctaattaaaaaatatagaaataaaacacacacaaaaCAATAACCCATAAACCCAGCGACGAGGTTTTCTATgttattttagaagaaaaatagaaCCAAAGAGAGAATCTCACAAGAAGAAACCAGGAAAAATCAACACAACACAAATAATAGCAAGAACAAGTCTTTGAAGAGATTGGACCAAAGGGTCAAGTGggccattttcaatttttttttctcttcatttgtTCAGTTTTCTTGTTCAGGTAAGCTGAGGAAACTTCATTATGTCACTAcgcccccccctttttttttctttcctttctttcttattgGTTGTTCTCATTTATTCGCTATTGATTGTTTCTGTTTCCGTTTCCTCTCTTTGTATTTACGAGGAGAcagaaactaaaacaaaaacataagaaaCTTTTGGTGCTACCcgtttgaaggaaaaaatatgtaaagtcggtgtttttattatctttttaacgCGTTTTCGTTGCAAACACGTTTTGGTGAACATTTTGTTGACTTTATATATTAGCTTGattgtatgttttcatcttttGCCTTTCgggtgtttttattttaattatttgtgttttggaagaacaaaaacttaagccatttttcttgtttttgaagGTTTTTCTTCACCGAGGGCGTTTTGTTTTGCAGGTATTTGAAGTTTGCGCTTGGAAAAACGATATATGTTGGCATATATTTGAGCTGTTTTGTTCTGTCTCTGTTTTCGTGAGATTTACGTTTCACTATGAGGAGAAGTTAACACACTAGTTGTGTATTCTTTTCTCCGAAGATTTTTTAAGGTACAGTGAAATGAAATCTCTTGGTGTGTCAAATCACTAGTTAAGCCATGAATGtttgattttgtgatttttttttcctgaatttAGCAGTTCCTCTAATGTTTCTGGGTTTTGACTTGCTTAGTGTTTAGCTAGCAAAAGCAtccatcaataataaaaaaggatttgtGGTTGTAGCCATTAGTGGGAAGCATAAAAGTTGTGATTTTGATTGCCAGAAGCATAAAGATGCTTTGTTTTGGCGCTTTTGTTTGATGTTTATGGTTGTTGATGGCATGGTTAATGCAAGGTTTCTGGCAACAATAACTGATTTTGTTTGTTGTGGACTGTTGTAGgcggttggtgttttttttttttggatgaaataagGAACTGGGTTAATGTTTTTTGAGGCCCCATGGTATAGTGTTGTGCTTTCTTAAGGTAACATGTCCTGCGTCTGGTGGATTTTGAAAGCACCAGAGAATCTAATGTTCTATTGTTTTGACTTCTTTAATATATAGTCATGTGAGTGTCTCTAGTAGTGGAAGTTGAAATGACAGTAGTGGGGGTAAGGAGTCATGGGCAGTGAATAAATGTTGCTTGTTCTTGTATAGTGTTTTTTACCCTTTCAGTTACACAATTTTAGTATTGTGattttagggtgtgtttggaaACACATTCACTCTACCGCTCTATGCGAACACGTGTCTAGGAAAGTGTGAATGCCCGTTCTCTAGCTccaaaatgcaaaccaaacacactagTCGCAGTTtgaagttgaattttttttcggATCCGTAGTTATCAAAGATAGGTATCGGGGTTTACAACACTCATGCATACTATCCAATCAACTGAGCTAGACCCCTCGATTGTTTGGAAGTTGAATGATTCTTTGAAGTACAGTCTCAGTATTTCTATTCCGTTAATTGTTTTTGTTAGTTCAGTTCCATTGAATATGATATTTATGAGCTACAACTGtggatttttaatttcatttgaaaGGTAATATAGGTCCCTTCTAGGCATAACATAGGTATCTCTTTTACCATGTAGTGATTGGATGATGCCTAATAGGGTTGATACGTTTTTTCTCATTGTCATCATAGTGAACTGAAAAGTTCCATGTCAGATATTCACTTTTTTTATGGGACCTATATTGCAGACACATGGGCAACTGCTGAGTTACTGCTAGGCTTGATCTGTTACATGATGAATATGAGGAACTCAGGGAATCCTAGGGTTCATGAATCAGacgattatatttttttatcaacagaaACAAAACTAAttgtcagtttttttttaaatggttactgaattatttgtaattaaaatattaatttagcaTCATGTAATGATTGTTCAACAAAGGTAAATCACATGAATTTACTTTTGGATTTAACTATTCATTTGAGGTTATGGATTTATTGTTGACTGAATTTGCCTTTGTAACTCATGAGAAGTGAATTGGATTAGTGTTGATCATGACTGTAATCATTATATTACTTTCATAATCAATGAGTACTAAAGATACTCAATCTACTAATCTGGTCACTTTATAAAGAGGTTCTGATTAATTTGACTGACGGGCGGCCAATTCTCTTGTACTCTTCTAATCAAAATTTGAGGAAACTAAACTTGTAGGATCAGAATAAAATATGTAGAAATAAGGGCCTGTGTTTTTGTCTGCTAGTTGGTGTTAAATTTGGGCTTAAAGCTTTGCTTTTTTCTAggataaaagtaaatttttttcttttttaaagaatattgtGTACACATTCTTAAGTTGGTTCATTTACTTGATTATCTTTTCTGCTTTTGCTTGATATAGAAAACCATGGATCCATTTATACACTCACGTTGCTAATTGCCACCTTGGACATGATGTCTAGTATTATATGGATATACTATAACTTAATGAATTTTAATGCATCTTTTGATCTTGTCCTTCATTCTTTATTCTTTAGGATCCTTGTCTTCTAAATATGCTTAGTTAGAAATGACTTTTTGCCGTCTTTGAAAGTTGGCAAGCAAGAAACTTTTATAgatgaagaacaaaaagaaaaattccagCCTCCATTAAAGGCCTCGATCTAAGCATTAAAGcatattactttttttctttttctaaacatACTCATCATGGTCACCATTGTTATGACTTTATTGCCCTTGTTTGTCTTTTTAAACACTTGAATACTTCACTATTTTCACCTTCATTTGCAACATTGTAATGTTTCTGCAGATGGAATCTGTTAAGCCATCAGCAGTGACACCAAGCAAGAGCAAATTGGCTCGCACTTTTGCCAAAGTTCTTCACGTTAGAGCAGTGACTGGAATTGCACCAGTTGATGGACTGAAGAATGTTAAAGTTGATGCGGATCTCAGCAATGAAGCAAATATGTGCAAGAGTGCAATAAACATAGAAGATGAAGAGCTTCAGGAAAGAAAGGCCACAGAAGCTTTGCTTGCAAAAACTTTTGCTAGCATTTCAACAGTTAAAGCTTCGTATGCTCAGCTACAGAATGCTCAGTCTCCTTATGACCCTGATGGAATTCAAGTTGCTGATCAATTGATAGTCTCAGAGTTCAAGACCTTGTCTGAGCTAAAGCAATGTTACTTCAAAAAACAATTTGATCCTTTACCAGATAGAGCAATTCTTGCAGCTAAATTAAAGGAGCTACAAAGTGTCAACAAAACCTTTGAGATTACAGGGAAGAAGTTAGAATCGCAGGCAGGGCTCAAGGACTCTGAGATTATATTTCTCCAAGAAAAGCTAGAGGAAGCTAATGTGCACAATAAGTCAATTGAGAAGAGGTTAAATCAAAGTGGATCATTATCAGTTCTTGATAATCTCCATATGTCAGGACTAAGTCCTAGCCATTTTGTCACCGTTCTTCGCCACACAGTTAGGTCCATTCGGAGCTTTGTGAAATTGttagtaaatgaaatgagatcTGCTGGTTGGGATATTGATGCCTCAGTCAATGCCATTATTGAACAGAATGTGGTTTACTTGAAAGAAGATCACAAGTGTTTTGCAATTGAGTCCTTTGTGTGTAGGGAGATGTTTGATTCATTCAACTTCCCTAACTTCTCCCTACCAAATGAGTCTCTACCAGATAAGAACAAGAGGCAACTTTTCTTTGGGAGGTTCAATGAGCTAAAACCAGTGAAAGCAAAGGACTTTCTTGCAGGGAAACCAAGATCACCCTTTGCAAAATTCTGCAGGAACAAGTACTTGAGGCTTGTTCATCCCAAGATGGAGGCATCGTTCTTTGGCAACCTGAATCAGAGAACCCTTCTGAATGCTGGAGAGTTTCCTGACACAAATTTCTTCACTTCATTTGCTGAGATGGCCAAGAGGGTATGGCTCCTGCACTGCTTGGCCTTCTCCTTTGAGCCTCAAGCTTCAATCTTTCAAGTGGGAAAAGGGTGTTGTAGATTCTCTGATGTGTACATGGAGAGTGtgaatgaaaatgatgaagcaGCATTGCCAGTGGTGGAGTCTGAGCCACAAGTTGCTTTCACTGTGGTTCCAGGGTTTAGGATTGGTAAAACTGTGATACAGTGCCAAGTTTACCTCTCACAGCACCAAGTAAAAAATTTCACATCTACAAAGCAAaggtagtaaaaaaaaagtaaagctaGTAAGTAGTGTTTTTTGATCAGAGACTGACCCCCGCATGCAATAGGTTGTTATATTGTGTTGAAGTGGAAGCCAATGTTTTGAGTTGAAACTTTTGGGGAGGGACATGGCTTGTGGGGACTCACACTGCCATGGTTCAATGGGGCATTGTTTTTTCTTGTCCatttgtattttggccattttgaAAAGGAAGCGCGTGAACCGTTGCATTGGGAAATGCCCCTTTTGTtcagaatgtttttttttctttaaatttattttgttatgtaGTTTAATCAAATGCTTGCCCCcatattttgttgatattaggcCGGTGGCAGGGATGGTCTAGCTGGAATGCATCTTTACCAGACAATGCATATGTTATGTACATAATAATGTTGTTggtgttaattttattatgatcattttagtttctctctccctttttattttattttatcatgttaCTGGGATAAAGTAGTTATGTCAAAAATAGTGATTAATCTTTTTTAGAGACTTTGAATAGAcataagttaaatattttttttttcaacatgaTTTATATAATACTTAAGAATCAATCAGAAATTGAATTTTGGAACTGTGATTTATATAATACTTAAGAATCAATCAGAAATTGAATTTTCCAACTGATGAAGAAACATAAGTCACTATTATTTATGGAAACTGTTGGTAAAACTTAAtatcttaaagaaaaaaattcttttgttcTACTCCTTCCATCTTTGACTTCGTTACTAATTTTATAGGCTGTAttcttaaaaatagtttttcttgCTAGagttgaaaatgaattttaaaacaatGGGGACtagcattttttctttttccagtaactttctttttgtttgagattgaataaagaaaaataattgttttgaaatttgaagccctttagtaaaattttaaaatatatgattttttaaaacatgttaAATTAAAGATTATAAATGTAAATTTACTAAGATCAGTTTAGTGGTAAGGATTCGGATAGATTGgatgtaatttttgttttaagagaaatgttagtaacatttttttatcatttttttccatACTCTCTTattagtcaaaatttatttaaaatgataaaaaattacgagtttcatattatatttattgataatttttttaatttataatttttaactgaTTATAAAGAATGTGCTTGAAAGAGTGTGTTAAAGGAATATTTCTAGCACTCTTGTCTaggtgataatttttaaaaacatgtaGGTGTGAACGAAGTGTTGCTAGTagggttttttatttgaacaaaaatatCTTTCAATCAATTGTTTGAGAGtaagttttatcaaaatatagaaatgattaaaattaattttatctcttttaataaagttttttgTATGCACATTGAGATATCAAACCTTCAATGacaagcataaaaaatttaacttttatcaattgtgttgaattttattggCAGTATTGTTAGTAGTTAATACTCGATACACACGAACAAATGTGAAATGTGAATGCTATGAATTTGTGAGCTATTATGACCGATTACCGAATGCTTGCGTCTTGAAGGGTacaatataaaactttttatggaaaatatgatattttcaatttaagttaaaaatattataattttttaaagaaaaagttagaaaaatatattataaatgaaaCATTTCTTTAGGAATGAAATGTGTTTTCTAAGAAAAAggatggaaaaaaaagaagaatgaaatgtgattctctttaattctttttaattgtcATGTGTTTAGCCTTGGATGCCTTTACAACTTAATTGAAGATATTTGAAAGGGACATAGAAGAGACAATATTCTCTCATTaagaattcaaattaatttttcgaTAATGCGTGAGGACACTAACTAGATTTTAACTTAATAGactcatttaatttttcaatatttaaagTAAGCATTAATTGTCTTTCAATACGTCCCttcaaaaaattgtttcaatatGTAGTATACTCCATTTGTGAATATTAATGTTAgctttaagtaaataattattttacattatatataaccaaattaaagtaaagaaatttattataataaaagagTAAAGAAATTTTAATGGATTAAGTTAATTTCCTATTATCTTTCAATTACGAACTGAGCATTACTCTCTTTTATTCTTGTTATTGAATGGTCCTTGGTTGTGTTGTGTG comes from the Glycine soja cultivar W05 chromosome 6, ASM419377v2, whole genome shotgun sequence genome and includes:
- the LOC114416775 gene encoding protein GRAVITROPIC IN THE LIGHT 1-like; translation: MESVKPSAVTPSKSKLARTFAKVLHVRAVTGIAPVDGLKNVKVDADLSNEANMCKSAINIEDEELQERKATEALLAKTFASISTVKASYAQLQNAQSPYDPDGIQVADQLIVSEFKTLSELKQCYFKKQFDPLPDRAILAAKLKELQSVNKTFEITGKKLESQAGLKDSEIIFLQEKLEEANVHNKSIEKRLNQSGSLSVLDNLHMSGLSPSHFVTVLRHTVRSIRSFVKLLVNEMRSAGWDIDASVNAIIEQNVVYLKEDHKCFAIESFVCREMFDSFNFPNFSLPNESLPDKNKRQLFFGRFNELKPVKAKDFLAGKPRSPFAKFCRNKYLRLVHPKMEASFFGNLNQRTLLNAGEFPDTNFFTSFAEMAKRVWLLHCLAFSFEPQASIFQVGKGCCRFSDVYMESVNENDEAALPVVESEPQVAFTVVPGFRIGKTVIQCQVYLSQHQVKNFTSTKQR